One region of Brassica napus cultivar Da-Ae chromosome A10, Da-Ae, whole genome shotgun sequence genomic DNA includes:
- the LOC111213952 gene encoding membrane-associated kinase regulator 5 — translation MDALSFVKFWLTNNTNGNKPRREIRISESAVESSTALGDSEVDLCEEDDSFFELEISLSDFSLKKNKIPEETEEKQNTFPVSKSKVLPFVETTSKPQSPITLLQPSEKLRAFSFKKSTTTEKKEPNSRSLNVRFRFEDETTRCEDSASSVPSSSKRFFDLIKPLYNKTTKKQSINSVSTSPASSPAAREKQRSNITRSVRRQLGKSRSASATVGAMSPVKRLDESLQVQQDGIQSAILHCKKSFHGSRESSMLSRSTSESSSQEKLSTSSSEDSYLFSRMSSDSMSEKSIDSLTSIKEQREKISD, via the exons atggATGCTCTTAGCTTTGTGAAATTTTGGCTAACCAATAACACCAACGGCAATAAACCCCGCCGTGAAATCAGAATCTCAGAATCCGCCGTCGAATCCTCTACCGCATTGGGAGACTCCGAAGTTGATCTCTGCGAAGAAGACGATTCTTTCTTCGAGCTCGAGATCTCTCTCTCCGACTTCTccttaaagaaaaacaaaattcctgaagaaacagaagaaaaacaGAACACGTTCCCTGTCTCCAAAAGCAAAGTCCTCCCTTTCGTCGAAACCACCTCGAAACCTCAATCTCCAATCACTCTCCTACAACCCAGTGAAAAGCTCCGTGCTTTCTCCTTCAAGAAGTCAACGACGACGGAGAAGAAAGAACCCAACAGCAGAAGCCTCAACGTAAGGTTCAGATTCGAAGACGAGACAACGAGGTGTGAAGACTCTGCTTCCTCTGTTCCTTCCTCCTCAAAGAGATTCTTTGATCTCATCAAGCCATTGTACAATAAAACAACGAAAAAACAGAGCATCAACAGTGTGTCCACTTCTCCGGCGTCTTCACCGGCGGCGAGAGAGAAACAGAGGAGTAATATTACTCGAAGTGTGAGGAGACAACTTGGGAAGAGCCGGTCGGCGTCTGCGACTGTCGGAGCCATGTCTCCGGTGAAGAGACTCGACGAGTCTTTACAAGTGCAACAAGATGGGATTCAAAGTGCGATTCTCCACTGCAAGAAATCGTTTCACGGGTCGAGAG AATCTTCTATGTTGTCCCGATCTACTAGTGAATCTTCCTCACAAGAGAAGCTCAGTACTTCGTCTTCTGAAG attcgTATTTGTTTTCAAGAATGTCAAGCGATTCAATGTCGGAGAAATCAATCGATAGTCTGACTTCAATCAAGGAACAGAGGGAGAAGATTAGCGATTAG
- the LOC106444767 gene encoding F-box protein At5g52880-like, producing MKPGIDDQSKPQTMIQEKYTKRYQNLKVAEALSNNHLYPFACNELSSIIDLGYSQLPKDLKAFIFRDCLSAFRLLPEMNTSAAVSAANLLVKSVESAFPKQKKNLAIVEFKQAKVALKRRTKSHDEHIDLPSLPQDIFVHIFSFLDLYSLLSSSQVSRSWNQATSEGSLWRSLFDLHFSHKVLIHIYPGIDWREAFKNEYILYKSSKMLRSGRGYCSYCDSVVWHDNLRCPKKQCRLKSGKKPLDLMLTHEVVNYLLGTTSSSDESDSEDEAVRGLWAYPTLQ from the exons ATGAAACCTGGGATAGATGATCAAAGCAAACCCCAGACGATGATTCAAGAAAAATATACGAAGAGATACCAAAATCTAAAGGTAGCAGAAGCCCTCTCGAATAATCATCTCTACCCATTTGCTTGCAATGAACTGAGCTCCATTATAGATCTTGGTTACTCTCAATTACCCAAAGACCTCAAAGCTTTCATCTTTCGAGATTGTCTCTCCGCCTTTCGTCTTCTTCCTGA GATGAACACATCAGCTGCTGTTTCAGCGGCTAACCTTCTCGTGAAGAGCGTGGAATCAGCATTCCCTAAACAGAAGAAGAACTTAGCCATTGTAGAGTTTAAGCAGGCAAAAGTAGCACTTAAGAGACGCACTAAGAGCCATGACGAACATATAG ATTTGCCTTCACTTCCACAAGATATCTTTGTTCATATCTTCAGTTTCCTTGATTTATATTCCTTACTCTCCTCATCCCAAGTCTCTCG CTCATGGAACCAAGCAACGTCTGAAGGCTCTCTGTGGCGTTCACTATTTGATCTTCACTTTAGTCACAAAGTCTTGATTCATATTTATCCCGGTATTGACTGGAGAGAAGCCTTTAAGAACGAATATATCT TGTATAAATCATCAAAGATGTTAAGATCTGGTCGGGGATACTGCAGTTACTGCGACTCCGTTGTTTGGCACGACAACTTGAGATGTCCGAAGAAACAATGTCGGTTGAAATCAGGCAAGAAGCCACTCGACCTCATGTTAACTCACGAG GTTGTTAACTATTTACTGGGGACAACGAGTTCGTCTGATGAAAGTGATTCGGAGGATGAGGCTGTTCGTGGACTATGGGCTTATCCTACGCTACAGTAG